The bacterium genome contains the following window.
TCTGCGCCGGAAGCGAACTCGCCAGCCTGATGATACCGACCGAGGCTGGAGCGGTGGCTACCGGCGGCGGAATCGACATCGAGGAAGGCGTATGGATGCTCGAATCGGGAAAAGAGCGTAATGTCATGCCACAGATACGGCCTGAAATCCTCAATAATCCGCGCGCCGTTTTTCTCATCGAGACCCATGTGAGCGGTTCTCCCGATCCGCAGGGATTTTTCACCGACTCACGCGACCAGATTTATGAAACTGGGAAAAAAATCGTGCCCGATATTTTTGTAAAAGGTTCCACAAAAGGCGGATCGACATTTATCAAAATGAACTATACATGGATTCCCGATAATTCATACAGCCCGGTGACCGGAGTCATCACCTCTTCTGACTTTGCGGCAGGATTTGTCGAGGGACTCCGTGAAATCGGCAACACCAATGTCATGCTCGGAGACCGCGGAGGAACGAACATCCGTAACCACCGCATGACCGGTATTTACAACGTCATGGACGCGCACAATATCAACGTGATGATGCCAACATACGAGCGCTTCAGCCATTACAACAAAAACGAACTCAACTGGCATAAAGTTCCCAAACCGGTAGTCTGGAACACCATACCGACCTACAGACCGCTCGGGGATCCGGACAACATGTTCATCAACATGCCAAAACTCAAGAACCACTACCTCACGGGCACCACACTCTCGGTAAAGAATCTCCAGGGATCGGTTCCGACCGGTTACGGCCATTACTGCAATGAGTGGGCGGAGCTCGATTTCCTCATTAAAAATGTCTACATGATTAATCCCAGGCACTTTACGAAAGACTGGAGAGAAAGTGTCGAGGCGGCTTTTCTGAAACACCGCGAGGCCGGATTCAAATACTGGGATTACGAGGGCGCCTACAAAAAATACGAAGCCGAAGGAGGACGGCCTGCCTTCGATAAAATCCGGGAAAACCGTGAAGCCGTCCGGGAATTCATGAAAGAGCATCCCTACCTCATGCGGGACGAACTGTGGACCCAGCGTGCGCTCGATTCCGCATCGGCCATAAAACCCACGATCAACATCGTCGAGGGCGTCATAGGCCGTGACGGCGACGGGTTCAGTATCG
Protein-coding sequences here:
- a CDS encoding DUF362 domain-containing protein, with the translated sequence MDRRDFLKKTASTAGLVCAGSELASLMIPTEAGAVATGGGIDIEEGVWMLESGKERNVMPQIRPEILNNPRAVFLIETHVSGSPDPQGFFTDSRDQIYETGKKIVPDIFVKGSTKGGSTFIKMNYTWIPDNSYSPVTGVITSSDFAAGFVEGLREIGNTNVMLGDRGGTNIRNHRMTGIYNVMDAHNINVMMPTYERFSHYNKNELNWHKVPKPVVWNTIPTYRPLGDPDNMFINMPKLKNHYLTGTTLSVKNLQGSVPTGYGHYCNEWAELDFLIKNVYMINPRHFTKDWRESVEAAFLKHREAGFKYWDYEGAYKKYEAEGGRPAFDKIRENREAVREFMKEHPYLMRDELWTQRALDSASAIKPTINIVEGVIGRDGDGFSIGKDELCNIVIAGLSTFETDVIGSYIMGQNPQELWFTRVMKERGLAECDPEKIDVYFIRNGEVTPVKNLAGIRRYKLGCNIHAMLRETGKRLFW